A region from the Medicago truncatula cultivar Jemalong A17 chromosome 6, MtrunA17r5.0-ANR, whole genome shotgun sequence genome encodes:
- the LOC25496259 gene encoding classical arabinogalactan protein 1: protein MASSKTAVLMLLVALFLSSAVARSPPSSPKSSPFPSPVASPPVPLNTPSPAISPSANSTASAPVPVKSSPSISPSAINSPSSPPQASPAATPAITPSSISTPPSKAPSTSTNDAALNRFTLAGSAAVVVFAAALMM, encoded by the exons ATGGCTTCTTCCAAAACAGCTGTGTTGATGCTTTTGGTTGCACTGTTTCTGAGTTCCGCTGTTGCTcgatcaccaccatcatcacccAAGTCTTCTCCGTTTCCATCACCAGTGGCGTCTCCTCCGGTACCTCTGAATA CACCATCGCCTGCGATTTCTCCCTCAGCTAACTCAACAGCATCTGCTCCCGTACCTGTGAAGAGCAGTCCTTCTATTTCACCGTCTGCCATCAACTCTCCATCATCTCCTCCTCAAGCTTCCCCCGCAGCCACTCCGGCCATCACTCCATCATCGATCTCTACCCCTCCTTCTAAAGCACCATCAACGTCCACGAACGACGCCGCTTTGAACAGATTTACCCTTGCCGGATCTGCTGCTGTCGTGGTTTTCGCTGCTGCTTTGATGATGTAG
- the LOC120575988 gene encoding mucin-1-like has translation MTSSKTAVLMLLVALLLSSAVARSSPNSSPFPSPAISPSANSPVNSAHSPSPTASSGSPAAPPAVTPSSISTPPSKAQSPAISPSTDSPVASPPVPVNSAPSSAPTASSGSPAAAPAFAPSSIPTPQSQAPSPAISPSANSSTSAPVPVKSSPSTSPSVINSQSSPPQASPAATPAITPSLISTPPSKAPSTSMNDAALNRFTIAGSAAVVVFTAALMM, from the coding sequence ATGACTTCTTCCAAAACCGCTGTGTTGATGCTTTTGGTTGCACTGTTGCTGAGTTCCGCCGTTGCTAGATCATCCCCCAACTCTTCTCCGTTTCCATCACCTGCTATTTCTCCCTCCGCTAACTCCCCTGTGAATAGTGCTCACTCACCTTCACCGACTGCTTCATCTGGTTCTCCCGCTGCCCCTCCTGCTGTTACTCCATCGTCGATCTCTACCCCTCCTTCAAAAGCACAATCGCCTGCTATTTCTCCCTCCACTGACTCACCAGTGGCGTCTCCTCCGGTACCTGTGAATAGTGCTCCCTCTTCTGCACCGACTGCTTCATCTGGTTCTCCCGCTGCTGCTCCTGCTTTTGCTCCATCATCGATCCCTACTCCTCAATCTCAAGCACCATCGCCTGCGATTTCTCCCTCAGCTAACTCATCAACATCTGCTCCCGTACCTGTGAAGAGCAGTCCTTCTACTTCACCGTCTGTCATCAACTCTCAGTCATCTCCTCCTCAAGCTTCCCCCGCAGCCACTCCTGCCATCACTCCATCATTGATCTCTACCCCTCCTTCAAAAGCACCATCAACGTCCATGAACGACGCCGCTTTGAACAGATTTACCATTGCCGGATCTGCTGCTGTCGTGGTTTTCACTGCTGCTTTGATGATGTAG
- the LOC120575989 gene encoding vegetative cell wall protein gp1-like: MASSHHTTVLMILVALFLSSAVARSPPSSPKSSPFPSPAISPSADSPVASPPVPVNSAPSSLPTASSGSPAAAPAVSPSSISTPPSQVPSPTISSPPAASPAVAPSSISTPPSQAPSPTISPLAAAPAVTPSSISTPPSQAPLPAISPSANSTVASAPVPVKSSPSPSPSAINSPPSPQASPAATPAITPSAISTPPSKAPSTSTNAATTLNRFTVAGSAAVVVFTAALMM, encoded by the coding sequence ATGGCTTCTTCTCATCACACCACTGTGTTGATGATTTTGGTTGCACTGTTTCTGAGTTCCGCCGTTGCTagatcaccaccatcatcacccAAGTCTTCTCCGTTTCCATCACCTGCTATTTCTCCCTCCGCTGACTCACCAGTGGCGTCTCCTCCGGTACCTGTGAATAGTGCTCCCTCTTCTTTACCGACTGCTTCATCTGGTTCTCCCGCTGCTGCTCCTGCTGTCTCTCCATCGTCGATCTCTACTCCTCCATCTCAAGTACCATCGCCTACGATTTCTTCTCCTCCTGCTGCTTCTCCTGCTGTCGCTCCATCGTCGATCTCTACCCCTCCATCTCAAGCACCATCGCCTACGATTTCTCCTCTTGCTGCCGCTCCTGCTGTGACTCCATCGTCGATATCTACTCCTCCATCTCAAGCACCATTGCCTGCGATTTCTCCCTCCGCTAACTCAACGGTGGCATCTGCTCCCGTACCTGTGAAGAGCAGTCCTTCTCCTTCACCGTCTGCCATCAACTCTCCACCATCTCCTCAAGCTTCCCCCGCAGCCACTCCTGCTATTACTCCATCGGCGATCTCTACCCCACCATCTAAAGCACCATCAACGTCCACAAACGCTGCCACCACTTTGAACAGATTTACAGTTGCCGGATCTGCTGCTGTCGTGGTTTTCACTGCTGCTTTGATGATGTAG